From the Synechococcales cyanobacterium T60_A2020_003 genome, one window contains:
- a CDS encoding NAD(P)H-binding protein → MSIPCHVLVTGATGRTGSIVVQKLQQRPEQFTVRGFARSEQKVQDLFGTTDGFYFGDIRDSQSLEGAIAGCDALVILT, encoded by the coding sequence ATGTCTATCCCTTGTCACGTTTTAGTCACCGGAGCCACTGGGCGCACAGGCTCAATCGTCGTTCAAAAACTTCAGCAACGACCCGAACAATTTACCGTCAGGGGCTTTGCCCGGTCGGAACAGAAGGTGCAAGATCTGTTTGGTACAACCGACGGTTTCTATTTTGGAGACATCCGTGATTCTCAAAGCCTTGAAGGGGCGATCGCTGGCTGTGATGCATTAGTGATTCTGACTTGA
- a CDS encoding DUF2584 family protein, whose amino-acid sequence MGMPCQVNSILKLNAAQGYPASLALNTPYDAVKDGYRIIPIDVPIPLVDTDWMAQADIVIHTLTWKNRQTFVEFTVHRLYPAALSMKG is encoded by the coding sequence ATGGGAATGCCCTGTCAAGTCAATAGCATTTTGAAATTGAATGCCGCTCAAGGCTATCCAGCCTCATTAGCACTTAACACCCCCTATGACGCCGTTAAAGATGGGTATAGGATTATCCCCATTGATGTCCCGATTCCCCTTGTAGACACTGACTGGATGGCTCAGGCCGACATCGTCATCCACACCTTGACTTGGAAAAATCGGCAAACGTTCGTGGAGTTTACCGTGCATCGCCTCTATCCAGCGGCATTGTCCATGAAAGGCTAA